One Phocaeicola dorei genomic region harbors:
- the kdpA gene encoding potassium-transporting ATPase subunit KdpA: MNTEVLGVIAQIVLLIVLSYPLGKYIAKVYKGEKTWSDFMKPVERVMFKLSGINPNEEMNWKQFLRALLVVNLFWFLWGMVLLVTQGVLPLNPDGNAGQTAHQAFNTCISFMVNCNLQHYSGESGLTYFTQLFVIMLFQFITAATGMAAMAGIMKALAAKTTQTIGNFWNYLVLSCTRVLLPLSLIVGFILIVQGTPMGFDGKMKVTTMEGTTQYVSQGPTAAIVPIKQLGTNGGGYFGVNSSHPLENPTYFANMVECWSILIIPMAMAFAFGFYLKRKKLGYSIYGVMLFAYLVGVCINVSQEMGGNPRIDEMGIAQDNGAMEGKEIRLGSAATALWSITTTVTSNGSVNGMHDSTMPLSGMMEMLNMQINTWFGGVGVGWMNYFTFIIIAVFISGLMVGRTPEFLGHKVEAREMKIASIVALLHPFIILVGTALAAYLFVHAPAFVESEGGWLNNPGYHGLSEMLYEYTSCAANNGSGFEGLGDNTWFWNYSCGIVLILGRFVPIVGQVAIAGILAKKKFIPESAGTLQTDTVTFGVMTFAVIFIVAALSFFPVHALSTIAEHLSL, encoded by the coding sequence ATGAATACTGAAGTTTTAGGTGTTATAGCGCAAATTGTCTTATTGATAGTGCTTAGCTATCCTTTGGGCAAATATATCGCTAAAGTTTATAAAGGTGAAAAGACTTGGTCGGATTTTATGAAGCCCGTTGAACGGGTTATGTTCAAACTGAGTGGTATCAATCCCAATGAGGAGATGAACTGGAAACAGTTTTTGAGAGCCTTGCTGGTGGTAAATCTATTTTGGTTCCTTTGGGGGATGGTACTGTTGGTTACACAAGGTGTGCTGCCGCTTAACCCGGATGGAAATGCCGGTCAGACTGCGCATCAGGCATTCAATACTTGTATCAGTTTCATGGTGAACTGTAACTTGCAACATTATAGCGGTGAAAGTGGGCTGACTTATTTTACTCAGCTATTCGTCATCATGCTCTTTCAGTTTATTACTGCCGCTACCGGTATGGCTGCCATGGCAGGTATAATGAAAGCGCTGGCTGCAAAGACTACTCAGACTATTGGCAATTTCTGGAACTATTTGGTATTAAGTTGTACCCGTGTCCTGTTGCCTCTTTCATTGATCGTAGGTTTTATCCTGATTGTGCAAGGCACTCCGATGGGCTTTGACGGAAAAATGAAGGTGACCACCATGGAAGGAACTACACAATATGTATCACAAGGCCCTACGGCGGCTATTGTCCCTATCAAACAATTGGGTACTAATGGGGGTGGTTATTTTGGTGTAAACTCTTCTCATCCCTTGGAGAACCCTACCTATTTTGCTAATATGGTGGAATGTTGGTCTATCCTTATCATACCTATGGCGATGGCATTTGCATTCGGTTTCTATCTGAAACGTAAAAAATTGGGTTATAGTATATATGGTGTCATGCTGTTTGCTTATCTGGTAGGAGTTTGTATCAATGTCAGTCAGGAGATGGGTGGTAATCCACGTATTGATGAGATGGGGATAGCGCAGGATAATGGCGCGATGGAAGGTAAAGAAATACGTTTGGGCTCGGCCGCCACTGCTTTGTGGAGTATTACTACTACGGTTACTTCCAATGGTTCTGTCAATGGTATGCACGATTCAACAATGCCGCTTTCGGGTATGATGGAAATGCTGAACATGCAGATCAACACATGGTTTGGCGGTGTAGGTGTGGGATGGATGAACTACTTTACATTTATTATTATCGCCGTGTTCATCAGTGGGTTGATGGTAGGCCGTACACCGGAGTTTCTTGGTCATAAAGTAGAAGCACGTGAAATGAAGATTGCTTCCATTGTAGCACTACTTCATCCGTTTATCATTTTAGTTGGTACAGCATTGGCTGCTTATCTGTTTGTTCATGCGCCTGCATTTGTGGAAAGTGAAGGTGGCTGGTTGAACAATCCCGGATATCATGGTCTGAGTGAAATGCTTTATGAATACACCTCGTGTGCCGCCAATAATGGTTCCGGTTTTGAAGGACTGGGTGATAACACATGGTTTTGGAACTACTCTTGTGGTATTGTGCTGATATTAGGACGTTTTGTCCCGATTGTAGGTCAAGTGGCCATAGCAGGTATTCTGGCTAAGAAAAAATTTATTCCCGAAAGCGCCGGCACATTGCAAACCGATACAGTGACATTCGGTGTGATGACATTTGCGGTTATTTTTATTGTTGCCGCACTATCATTCTTCCCGGTACATGCATTAAGCACTATTGCCGAGCACTTGAGTTTATAA
- a CDS encoding potassium-transporting ATPase subunit F: MYTALFVVSLIMFGYMMYVLIKPEKF; encoded by the coding sequence ATGTACACAGCATTATTTGTAGTTAGTTTGATTATGTTCGGCTATATGATGTATGTTCTTATCAAGCCGGAGAAGTTTTAA